One Hyalangium gracile genomic window carries:
- a CDS encoding ATP-binding protein, translating to MTATSTPRLRASLARSTLVKMGVGVAGIIALTTFFSYRHMVRSLRAEALGYLEKYVSERAQREQALFLLAEDNHALLKRALEERIRALRQEDPNPRFESLFTRMPDGTIRSRPERFDGRRMPGVFVSSGTPLDEELRRRLLATYDVLHQYGPAFHTRFTNTYVTLPEKLLAIYWPESPAWVQEAQTDSPVTSLELFTISLPEHNPSRRTAWCGIFADTVIGSWMVSVSTPLDLDGRHVATFSHDILLKDLMGRTLNERLPGSYNMIFRDDGLLIAHPELMKEDAVGTYNIREADSRLESGELLKRIFERVRNRRPEQTVLEEGDVFLAVARLRGPEWNFVTVLPRSEVTRPAALAARYVLVLGGLALLMVLGIMYGVMRGQITRPLQGFTRAADQVANGDFKVQMDTSREDELGHLARAFQVMADGVQRREEALRQANDELEQRVRERTRELKEIHRRLVDSARQAGMAEIATNVLHTVGNVLNSVQTSVLMAKERMDAMKLDRVGKLGELLEAHQADLPTFLAQDERGHIIPAFLSRLGRSLEEERRRLHEALEEVRRHTEHISAIVNFQPYVAKVPRSLEPVALGELIEEVLRLDSAALSRHEVKVERHLAELPPVLTEKHTVLRILMNLISNARYALEANSPGERRLTLRLEPLAGGRALLEVSDNGIGIPSELLTRIFEAGFTTRAEGHGFGLHSSAIAAQELGGSLRAYSDGEGLGATFRLELPCQPHSAPA from the coding sequence ATGACCGCCACTTCCACTCCCCGCCTCAGAGCCTCCCTGGCCCGCTCGACACTGGTCAAGATGGGGGTGGGAGTCGCTGGCATCATCGCCCTGACGACCTTCTTCAGCTACCGCCACATGGTCCGCTCCCTGCGGGCCGAGGCCCTGGGGTACCTGGAGAAGTACGTCTCGGAGCGCGCGCAGCGCGAGCAGGCCCTCTTCCTGCTGGCGGAGGACAACCATGCCCTCCTGAAGCGGGCGCTGGAGGAGCGCATCCGCGCCCTGCGCCAGGAGGATCCGAACCCCCGCTTCGAGAGCCTCTTCACGCGGATGCCCGACGGGACGATCCGCAGCCGCCCGGAGCGCTTCGATGGCCGGCGCATGCCTGGCGTCTTCGTCTCCAGCGGGACGCCGCTCGACGAGGAGCTGCGCCGCCGGCTCCTGGCCACCTACGACGTGCTCCACCAGTACGGGCCGGCGTTCCACACGCGCTTCACCAACACCTACGTCACCCTGCCGGAGAAGCTCCTCGCCATCTACTGGCCGGAGAGCCCCGCCTGGGTCCAGGAGGCGCAGACGGACTCGCCAGTCACCAGCCTGGAGCTCTTCACGATCAGCCTGCCCGAGCACAACCCGAGCCGGCGGACGGCCTGGTGCGGCATCTTCGCGGACACGGTCATCGGCAGCTGGATGGTCTCGGTCTCCACGCCGCTGGACCTGGATGGCCGCCACGTGGCGACGTTCAGCCACGACATCCTCCTCAAGGATTTGATGGGTCGCACGCTCAACGAGCGGCTGCCGGGCTCGTACAACATGATCTTCCGGGACGATGGCCTGCTCATCGCCCACCCCGAGCTGATGAAGGAGGATGCCGTCGGCACCTACAACATCCGGGAGGCCGACTCGCGCCTGGAGTCTGGCGAGCTGCTGAAGCGCATCTTCGAGCGGGTGAGGAACCGCCGGCCGGAGCAGACGGTGCTCGAGGAGGGCGACGTGTTCCTGGCGGTGGCTCGGCTGAGGGGGCCGGAGTGGAACTTCGTCACCGTGCTGCCCAGGAGCGAGGTGACGAGGCCCGCGGCGCTCGCGGCCCGCTATGTCCTGGTGCTCGGCGGGCTGGCCCTGCTCATGGTGCTGGGCATCATGTACGGGGTGATGCGGGGGCAGATCACCCGCCCGCTGCAGGGCTTCACGCGGGCGGCGGATCAGGTGGCCAACGGGGACTTCAAGGTCCAGATGGACACCTCGCGCGAGGATGAGCTGGGGCACCTGGCGCGCGCCTTCCAGGTGATGGCGGACGGCGTCCAGCGGCGCGAGGAGGCGCTGCGGCAGGCCAACGACGAGCTGGAGCAGCGGGTGCGGGAGCGCACGCGCGAGCTGAAGGAGATCCACCGCCGGCTGGTGGACAGCGCGCGCCAGGCTGGCATGGCGGAGATCGCCACCAACGTGCTGCACACCGTCGGCAACGTGCTCAACAGCGTGCAGACCTCGGTGCTGATGGCGAAGGAGCGGATGGATGCGATGAAGCTGGACCGCGTGGGCAAGCTGGGGGAGCTGCTCGAGGCGCACCAGGCCGACCTGCCGACCTTCCTCGCCCAGGACGAGCGGGGGCACATCATCCCCGCCTTCTTGAGCCGGCTCGGGCGGAGCCTGGAGGAGGAGCGCCGTCGGCTGCACGAGGCGCTCGAGGAGGTCCGCCGCCACACCGAGCACATCAGCGCCATCGTCAACTTCCAGCCGTACGTCGCCAAGGTCCCGCGCTCGCTCGAGCCGGTCGCCCTGGGAGAGCTCATCGAGGAAGTCCTGCGGCTCGACTCGGCGGCGCTCAGCCGCCATGAGGTGAAGGTGGAGCGGCACCTGGCCGAGCTGCCCCCGGTGCTGACGGAGAAGCACACGGTGCTCAGGATCCTGATGAACCTGATCAGCAATGCCAGGTACGCCCTGGAGGCCAACAGCCCGGGGGAGCGGCGCCTGACGTTGAGGCTCGAGCCGCTCGCTGGCGGGCGGGCCCTCCTCGAGGTGAGCGACAACGGCATCGGAATCCCGTCGGAGCTGCTCACGCGCATCTTCGAGGCCGGCTTCACCACCCGGGCGGAGGGGCACGGCTTCGGCCTGCACTCCAGCGCCATCGCGGCCCAGGAGCTGGGCGGTTCCCTGAGGGCGTACAGCGATGGGGAAGGGCTCGGTGCCACCTTCCGGCTGGAGCTCCCCTGCCAGCCGCATTCGGCTCCTGCCTGA
- the sugE gene encoding quaternary ammonium compound efflux SMR transporter SugE, producing the protein MPWVLLIIAGVLEVCWAIGLKYTEGFTRPVPTILTVLAIIASMVLLSMAARSLPIGTAYAVWVGIGALGAAILGIVLFHEAVTAPRLFFLALLLTSIIGLKLTSGGSH; encoded by the coding sequence ATGCCATGGGTACTGCTGATCATCGCGGGGGTGCTGGAAGTCTGCTGGGCCATCGGTCTGAAGTACACCGAGGGCTTCACCCGTCCGGTGCCCACCATCCTTACGGTGCTGGCCATCATCGCCAGCATGGTCCTGCTGTCGATGGCCGCCCGGAGCCTGCCCATCGGCACCGCCTATGCCGTATGGGTCGGCATCGGCGCGCTGGGCGCGGCGATCCTGGGCATCGTGCTCTTCCATGAGGCCGTGACGGCACCACGGCTCTTCTTCCTCGCGCTGCTGCTCACGTCGATCATCGGCCTGAAGCTCACCTCGGGCGGCTCGCACTGA
- a CDS encoding FadR/GntR family transcriptional regulator: MEHKGLVSRVAEQLERTIALGQWPKGRLPSERQMAQRYGVSRTTIRGALQGLAARGLIVQHPGRQSRTVPLGEALSLESLKLLLPEGRQDMDRRPLLEGYFALKREVTVELLAACCEHASQPAVEQLLNASFALRDEARWQEKRTRWVEREFDLLRLAAQGADRPGHLLLLMSLEKAFRGLADALLPALQPAALQQWAQCVFNALADRDAQALRQQLPALLKAADEPLLDRLAPVRDAHTAPKPPPPAGEVPVSGENASNWYACHTSSQQVRPAGAGPVQAEVSASACATSSRNAPSAPPAPFSAVEWQGDSGEPEAIPAPPAPSFSTGGVPGTPCYPPTLMLAWPHPSSSALPAADAEGPPAPCPDASTAEERGLVPSEDQAALLLDAGEAPA, from the coding sequence ATGGAACACAAGGGGCTGGTGTCGAGAGTGGCGGAGCAGTTGGAGCGAACGATTGCCCTGGGGCAGTGGCCTAAAGGCAGGCTGCCTTCCGAGCGGCAGATGGCCCAGCGCTATGGGGTGTCGCGCACCACCATCCGAGGCGCCCTCCAGGGGCTGGCCGCCAGAGGACTCATCGTTCAACACCCCGGGCGACAGAGCCGTACGGTGCCCCTGGGTGAAGCGCTGTCGCTGGAGAGCCTGAAGCTGCTGCTGCCCGAGGGCCGCCAAGACATGGACCGCCGGCCGCTGCTCGAGGGGTACTTCGCCCTCAAGCGGGAGGTGACGGTGGAGCTACTGGCCGCCTGCTGCGAGCACGCCAGCCAGCCCGCTGTGGAGCAGCTGCTCAATGCCAGCTTCGCGTTGAGAGATGAGGCCCGCTGGCAGGAGAAGCGCACCCGGTGGGTGGAGCGAGAGTTCGACCTGCTGAGGCTGGCGGCCCAAGGCGCGGACCGTCCCGGCCACCTGCTGCTCCTGATGTCGTTGGAGAAGGCCTTCCGAGGCTTGGCGGACGCGCTGCTCCCCGCGCTGCAACCCGCGGCCCTCCAGCAGTGGGCCCAGTGCGTGTTCAACGCCCTGGCCGACCGTGACGCTCAGGCCCTTCGCCAACAGCTGCCGGCGCTGCTGAAGGCCGCTGACGAGCCGCTGCTCGACCGCCTGGCCCCGGTGCGCGACGCACATACCGCGCCCAAGCCCCCACCGCCTGCCGGGGAGGTGCCCGTGTCGGGCGAGAACGCCAGCAACTGGTATGCTTGTCATACCAGTTCGCAACAAGTCCGGCCGGCAGGGGCGGGCCCGGTCCAGGCGGAGGTGAGCGCCAGCGCGTGTGCCACTTCGAGCCGGAACGCACCCTCAGCTCCACCAGCCCCGTTCTCCGCTGTCGAGTGGCAGGGGGATTCCGGCGAGCCCGAAGCCATTCCGGCCCCACCTGCCCCTTCCTTCTCCACTGGAGGTGTTCCTGGAACGCCCTGTTATCCGCCCACACTGATGCTGGCCTGGCCGCATCCTTCCTCCTCGGCACTCCCGGCGGCAGATGCCGAAGGTCCACCTGCCCCGTGCCCGGACGCTTCCACTGCTGAGGAAAGAGGGCTTGTCCCCAGCGAGGATCAGGCCGCTCTGCTGTTGGACGCTGGGGAGGCGCCTGCGTAG
- a CDS encoding sulfatase-like hydrolase/transferase has product MKPLPITLGPRPAGARGLGSGGVLLLVALFLLALRGVVFASDGVGFSVKELLGAWRRDPTGAIGVVQLFVSSLCFELLALLLLCRLARGGRAARWVARGGLLALLWLNLVGTQVFMVINTYAKGFQLSGLSLPELGRMARGYLGPATLAALVLPVGVSLLFGREGSVERQRPALRMRLLLLVLALAAGGAVYRLVRYPLAFPAAAHSPLTLLLVNSLPERLGQMPRGQPSPEDWAPATKLDARWQALAAAPRDFNVVVVVLESVRASIFWPSPEAPPMPRMEALAPHSAVFTRAYAHEPLSTKGLESLLFGIYPSPYWETAGGRFPDIPLDSVGERWAALGMRNAFISHNEVPFMGESGFITKRGFSYYTMREDLAALDTPITDRTLVKALDRFIEGAPTQRFGAILWPHHPHLPYQFPAPMKNAHPPNSFAAYRDAVAYQDLVIGDLVELLKRRGLFENTVIVLVADHGEAFREHPEAGSAHGDRLFDMSVHIPLVFINPRLFHGERDDRVVQQKDVAATLTWLAGDARPVLNAGSTVFHERASSTAYLISHLDVASMRGAIVHGRLKYMYVAPLGMKPPDERLYDVVADPGERHDLWAERQEEGRALKARYFGWLQYWGERWGAVEHSGAVKDREALYQQLFGVSPPRVASPAE; this is encoded by the coding sequence ATGAAGCCGCTGCCCATCACCCTGGGCCCCCGACCGGCCGGGGCTCGTGGCCTGGGCTCCGGAGGGGTGCTGCTGCTGGTGGCGCTCTTCCTGCTGGCCCTGCGCGGCGTGGTGTTCGCCTCGGATGGTGTGGGCTTCTCGGTGAAGGAGCTGCTGGGGGCGTGGCGGCGCGACCCGACCGGCGCGATCGGCGTGGTGCAGCTCTTCGTCTCCTCGCTGTGCTTCGAGCTGCTCGCGCTGCTGCTGCTGTGCCGGCTCGCCCGAGGCGGAAGAGCGGCGCGCTGGGTGGCGCGCGGAGGCCTGCTCGCGCTGCTGTGGCTGAACCTGGTGGGCACCCAGGTGTTCATGGTCATCAACACCTACGCCAAGGGCTTCCAGCTCTCGGGACTGTCGCTGCCCGAGCTGGGCCGCATGGCGCGGGGCTACCTGGGGCCGGCCACGCTCGCGGCGCTGGTGCTGCCGGTAGGCGTCTCGCTCCTCTTCGGGCGGGAGGGCTCGGTGGAGCGCCAGCGCCCGGCGCTGCGCATGCGTCTGCTGCTGCTGGTGCTCGCGCTGGCGGCTGGCGGCGCCGTCTACCGGCTGGTGCGCTACCCGCTGGCCTTCCCCGCGGCGGCCCACTCTCCGCTCACACTGCTGCTGGTGAACAGCTTGCCCGAGCGGCTGGGCCAGATGCCCCGGGGCCAGCCGTCCCCCGAGGACTGGGCGCCTGCCACGAAGCTGGATGCGCGCTGGCAGGCGCTGGCCGCCGCGCCGCGAGACTTCAACGTGGTGGTGGTGGTGCTGGAGTCGGTGCGCGCGAGCATCTTCTGGCCCTCGCCCGAGGCTCCGCCCATGCCTCGGATGGAGGCGCTCGCGCCCCACTCGGCCGTCTTCACCCGCGCCTACGCGCACGAGCCGCTCAGTACCAAGGGGCTGGAGTCGCTGCTCTTCGGCATCTACCCGTCACCCTACTGGGAGACCGCGGGCGGCAGGTTCCCGGATATCCCGCTGGACTCGGTGGGCGAGCGCTGGGCGGCGCTCGGCATGCGCAACGCCTTCATCAGCCACAACGAGGTGCCCTTCATGGGCGAGTCCGGCTTCATCACGAAGCGGGGCTTCTCGTACTACACGATGAGGGAGGACCTGGCCGCGCTGGACACGCCCATCACGGACCGCACGCTGGTGAAGGCGCTGGATCGCTTCATCGAGGGCGCCCCCACCCAGCGCTTCGGAGCCATCCTCTGGCCGCACCATCCCCACCTGCCCTACCAGTTCCCCGCGCCGATGAAGAACGCGCACCCGCCCAACTCCTTCGCGGCGTACCGGGACGCGGTGGCGTACCAGGATCTCGTCATTGGAGACCTGGTGGAGCTGCTGAAGCGGCGGGGGCTCTTCGAGAACACGGTGATCGTCCTGGTGGCCGACCACGGCGAGGCCTTCCGCGAGCACCCCGAGGCGGGCTCGGCGCATGGGGACAGGCTCTTCGATATGTCCGTCCACATCCCGCTGGTGTTCATCAACCCGCGCCTCTTCCACGGCGAGCGCGATGACCGGGTGGTGCAGCAGAAGGACGTGGCGGCCACGCTGACGTGGCTTGCGGGAGACGCGCGGCCCGTGCTGAACGCGGGCAGCACGGTGTTCCACGAGCGCGCCTCGTCGACGGCGTACCTCATCAGCCACCTGGACGTGGCCAGCATGCGTGGGGCCATCGTGCACGGACGCCTCAAGTACATGTACGTGGCCCCGCTGGGCATGAAGCCCCCAGACGAGCGCCTCTATGACGTGGTAGCGGACCCTGGCGAGCGGCACGACTTGTGGGCCGAGCGGCAGGAGGAGGGGCGTGCGCTCAAGGCGCGGTACTTCGGCTGGCTCCAATACTGGGGCGAGCGTTGGGGCGCCGTGGAGCACAGCGGCGCCGTGAAGGATCGGGAGGCGTTGTACCAGCAACTCTTCGGAGTCTCCCCGCCTCGCGTGGCCTCTCCCGCGGAGTAG
- a CDS encoding spermine/spermidine synthase domain-containing protein produces MKPIVALLLSLVAGYIALSQEILWYRIISYGTGGAPSAFAYLLACFLTGLAIGSLCAERVIKSQRLPAPVVLGSLFLASAILGYFTLPATARMFQLGEATGTAYAYFSVALVGFPGGLLFPLLCHFGIRAGNEVGVSLSRLYLFNVLGCILGPLFTTFVLMDLYPLPTIVLMVTAVALVAAAVTVFTLPAPGRSRAGFLAAVVGTAAVVAVSHHDQYQFLLERLHFKEEFTAAKPYRFLVETRSGIVAVGGPNGDDTIFGGGVYDGAFNLDPVRNINGIQRAYMVPALHPAPKRVLVIGLASGSWAQVLAEHPAIERLEAVEINPGYLETIRRFPEHAPLLDIPRVKIHIDDGRRWLVRNPDERFDFIVMNTTFNWRSHSTNLLSEEFFRLCQKHLLPGGSVLVNTTGSPEVKVTLAHVFRHVVMVHNSAVGSDTPFTRSEEEKEQALRAFTHRGKPVFPFPPEDPKREASLQAMVRMPLPDEGEASRARTDLPVITDDNMATEYKAGLRFHDSARSWGSLWGRVK; encoded by the coding sequence GTGAAGCCCATCGTCGCCCTGCTGCTGTCCCTGGTCGCCGGCTACATCGCCCTGAGCCAGGAGATCCTCTGGTACCGCATCATCTCCTACGGCACCGGCGGCGCGCCGAGCGCCTTCGCGTACCTGCTGGCGTGCTTCCTCACGGGGCTGGCCATCGGCTCGCTGTGCGCGGAGCGCGTCATCAAGAGCCAGCGCCTGCCCGCGCCGGTGGTGCTGGGCTCGCTGTTCCTCGCCTCGGCCATCCTCGGCTACTTCACCCTGCCCGCCACCGCCCGCATGTTCCAGCTCGGCGAGGCGACGGGCACCGCCTACGCGTACTTCTCCGTGGCGCTGGTGGGCTTCCCGGGCGGGCTGCTCTTCCCCCTGCTCTGCCACTTCGGCATCCGCGCCGGCAATGAGGTGGGCGTCTCCCTGTCGCGCCTCTACCTCTTCAACGTGCTGGGCTGCATCCTCGGCCCGCTGTTCACCACCTTCGTGCTGATGGACCTGTACCCGCTGCCCACCATCGTCCTGATGGTGACGGCGGTGGCGCTGGTGGCGGCGGCGGTGACGGTGTTCACCCTGCCGGCCCCGGGCCGCAGCCGCGCGGGCTTCCTCGCCGCGGTGGTGGGCACGGCCGCCGTGGTGGCTGTCTCTCACCACGACCAGTACCAGTTCCTGCTGGAGCGGCTGCACTTCAAGGAGGAGTTCACCGCCGCCAAGCCCTACCGCTTCCTCGTGGAGACGCGCAGCGGCATCGTCGCGGTGGGCGGCCCCAACGGGGATGACACCATCTTCGGGGGAGGCGTCTACGACGGCGCCTTCAACCTGGACCCGGTGCGCAACATCAACGGCATCCAGCGCGCCTACATGGTGCCGGCGCTCCACCCCGCTCCCAAGCGCGTGCTGGTCATCGGGCTGGCCAGCGGCTCGTGGGCCCAGGTGCTCGCGGAGCACCCCGCCATCGAGCGCCTCGAGGCGGTGGAGATCAACCCGGGCTACCTGGAGACCATCCGCCGCTTCCCGGAGCACGCCCCGCTGCTGGACATCCCGCGGGTGAAGATCCACATCGACGATGGGCGCCGGTGGCTCGTGCGCAACCCGGACGAGCGCTTCGACTTCATCGTGATGAACACCACCTTCAACTGGCGCAGCCACAGCACCAACCTGCTGTCCGAGGAGTTCTTCCGGCTCTGCCAGAAGCACCTGCTGCCGGGCGGCTCGGTGCTGGTGAACACCACCGGCTCGCCAGAGGTGAAGGTGACGCTCGCCCACGTGTTCCGGCACGTGGTGATGGTGCACAACAGCGCCGTGGGCAGCGACACGCCCTTCACCCGCTCCGAGGAGGAGAAGGAGCAGGCCCTGCGCGCCTTCACCCACCGCGGCAAGCCCGTCTTCCCCTTCCCTCCGGAGGACCCGAAGCGGGAGGCCTCCCTTCAGGCCATGGTGCGGATGCCGCTGCCGGACGAGGGAGAAGCCTCCCGGGCCCGCACGGACCTGCCCGTCATCACCGACGACAACATGGCCACCGAGTACAAGGCGGGCCTGCGCTTCCATGACTCCGCCCGAAGCTGGGGGAGCCTGTGGGGGCGGGTGAAATGA
- a CDS encoding spermidine synthase family protein codes for MTATERNSPPPGSWSWLLAPLAGLGTGACVLLNRLAEQITHPPSRQALWLWLALSAVAGAVLFTVGQRLALRLLDRFIVEPSARAVVRARHPATWLVFLLTAVGATGLRLPGPVMPLALSALFLGLNLTLVLRAEEAARPRLMGSTGWLGFLFFLSGMAALVYQVTWQRVLFASFGVNIESVTLIVTIFMFGLGVGSMLGGALSKRYPHALPRLFLLCEVVVGAFGIISLPLIRTVGAAVVNSSLPVAALVISAVLAVPTLMMGATLPILVAHLHQHFQHVGRTVGLLYFVNTLGSAASSYLTSSVLFVLGGQQAAVLCAGVLNLVVGALAWRYMKALASRGSGSSEGPHVELPAPESRRASA; via the coding sequence ATGACAGCCACCGAGCGGAACTCCCCGCCCCCGGGATCCTGGAGCTGGCTCCTCGCGCCCCTGGCCGGGCTGGGGACCGGCGCTTGCGTCCTGCTCAACCGGCTCGCCGAGCAGATCACCCATCCGCCCTCCCGTCAGGCGCTGTGGCTGTGGCTGGCGCTGTCGGCCGTCGCGGGCGCCGTCCTCTTCACCGTCGGGCAGCGGCTGGCCCTGCGCCTGCTGGACCGCTTCATCGTGGAGCCCTCCGCGCGAGCGGTGGTGCGCGCCCGGCACCCGGCCACGTGGCTCGTCTTCCTCCTCACCGCCGTGGGAGCCACGGGCCTGCGTCTGCCCGGCCCGGTGATGCCGCTGGCGCTCAGCGCGCTGTTCCTCGGGCTCAACCTCACGCTGGTGCTGCGCGCGGAGGAGGCGGCACGCCCGCGCCTGATGGGCTCCACCGGGTGGCTGGGCTTCCTCTTCTTCCTCTCGGGGATGGCCGCCCTCGTCTACCAGGTCACCTGGCAGCGCGTCCTGTTCGCCTCCTTCGGCGTCAACATCGAGTCGGTCACCCTCATCGTCACCATCTTCATGTTCGGGCTCGGGGTGGGCTCGATGCTGGGCGGAGCGCTGTCGAAGCGCTACCCCCATGCCCTGCCCCGCCTGTTCCTCCTGTGCGAGGTGGTGGTGGGCGCCTTCGGCATCATCAGCCTCCCGCTCATCCGCACGGTGGGCGCCGCCGTGGTGAACAGCTCCCTGCCCGTCGCCGCGCTCGTCATCTCCGCGGTGCTCGCGGTGCCCACGCTGATGATGGGGGCCACGCTGCCCATCCTCGTGGCGCACCTGCACCAGCACTTCCAGCACGTGGGGCGCACCGTGGGACTGCTCTACTTCGTCAACACGCTGGGCTCGGCCGCCTCCAGCTACCTCACCTCGTCCGTCCTCTTCGTGCTCGGGGGACAGCAGGCCGCCGTGCTGTGCGCCGGCGTGCTCAACCTCGTGGTGGGCGCGCTCGCCTGGCGCTACATGAAGGCGCTCGCGTCACGCGGCAGCGGCTCCTCCGAGGGCCCCCACGTGGAGCTGCCCGCCCCCGAGAGCCGGAGGGCCAGCGCGTGA
- a CDS encoding cupin domain-containing protein has translation MPTLIPAPTRVAAAGNKPKLIDEYVGRVNSKTSELSVAHMRSPSGWVEPGQTPEFREITVVIKGRLHVEHKGGALDVSAGQAVVCEPGEWVRYSTPDAEGAEYIAICLPAFSMDTVHRDP, from the coding sequence ATGCCGACCCTCATCCCCGCCCCGACCCGCGTCGCCGCCGCCGGCAACAAGCCGAAGCTCATCGACGAGTACGTCGGCCGGGTGAACTCGAAGACCTCCGAGCTCAGCGTGGCCCACATGCGCAGCCCGAGCGGCTGGGTGGAGCCCGGGCAGACGCCCGAGTTCCGGGAGATCACCGTGGTGATCAAGGGCCGCCTGCACGTCGAGCACAAGGGGGGAGCGCTCGATGTGAGCGCCGGCCAGGCCGTGGTGTGCGAGCCGGGCGAGTGGGTCCGCTACAGCACCCCCGACGCCGAGGGCGCCGAGTACATCGCCATCTGCCTGCCGGCCTTCTCCATGGACACGGTCCACCGGGACCCGTAG